The Rhodohalobacter barkolensis genome includes the window TTCATCGTATCAAGGATGGTTTCAACCAGTTTTTTCAATCCTTGGTCAAATTCCATTTTTGAAAAACTTTTCGACTGATAAAGCTGCTCATGAATATTTGCCATTGACTTAACTCTAAGAGTGCTGTTTAGTAGCTTTTCCTGAATCTCTTTGTCAGACTCCTTGAATGACTGTATATGTAGCATTCCTGAAATAACGGCCAGATTGTTTTTTACCCTATGATGAATTTCAGCTAGTAGTGTTTCTTTCTCTTCCAGGGACTCTTCGAGTTCATGCTGATGCTGAACAAGATTATGTTTTAGATTTTGTTGAGATTCAATTGTCTCCTGTAAGCCCCTAAAGAGCATGGGAAGAAAGATGACAGATACAATACTAAGTAAAATCGAATTCGCTGAAATGGCCAGCCAGGATGCAACCTGGTAGCTCTCACGAAGGGGATAATCAACCATTTGATAATGGATCAAACCTGCATGGATCAAACAAACTGCTACATTAATGTAAATTGTCAGAACCCCCGCTTTTGTCGGCAGGATAAGGAGCGCAAAAATGGTGGCGCCAAATAGATAGGTCAATCCGGCGCCGTGTTCGCCCATGAAAAAAATCAAAACTGTCGCTACGGTATAGACGAGTGTAAGAAAGAGATATTTTCTATGATTGAGTTCAAAACCACCATATAGAGAAATCAGGCTTATGGCTACACCAAACAGGAAATATGCTGTAGTAAGAGCAGGCAGACTTAACGAATAGACAACAAATGCTGAGGGAATCAGAATGAGAATTCCAAGAGGAAACAGGTATACGACAATGCTGGCAAAAAGCCTGTTTCGCCAGAACTGGAGACCATCCATTCGAGTGTGATTGGCCAAGCAGTTTTGGCGAACCCTCAATACATATTTTTCCCATAGTTTTGCCATCATATCACCACGTAAATGTGGGTTGAAGATTTCACTGTGGATTGCAGACTCACAACAAAAAGATGATTCATGACGTGAATCTAATCACCATGGTTGCAAATGGCAAAAAAGATAGAGGTATCTGATTTAATGATGAAAGCGAATCAGTCTAATCAATTTTGAGCCGCATAATAACCCGGACCCTTTACAAATCGGCCGGGCATTTCACCGGTGTGTTCACTACTCTTCAGTACCTGAACACCATTCACAAAGACGTGCTCAACACCGGTAGCATATTGATGTGGATTTTCGAATGTTGCATGATCCTCGATTTGATCCGGGTCAAAAATGACAATGTCGGCGTAGTAACCTTCTTTCAAAAAGCCCCGCTGGTTTAACTTGAGGTTTGTGGCGG containing:
- a CDS encoding sensor histidine kinase produces the protein MMAKLWEKYVLRVRQNCLANHTRMDGLQFWRNRLFASIVVYLFPLGILILIPSAFVVYSLSLPALTTAYFLFGVAISLISLYGGFELNHRKYLFLTLVYTVATVLIFFMGEHGAGLTYLFGATIFALLILPTKAGVLTIYINVAVCLIHAGLIHYQMVDYPLRESYQVASWLAISANSILLSIVSVIFLPMLFRGLQETIESQQNLKHNLVQHQHELEESLEEKETLLAEIHHRVKNNLAVISGMLHIQSFKESDKEIQEKLLNSTLRVKSMANIHEQLYQSKSFSKMEFDQGLKKLVETILDTMNHSKEINLNYHLDPVQLTISQAVPCSLIVNEVITNCLKHGFPNRESGMIDIDLQKKDSEIFMAISDNGIGISEADFKKENESIGIELIQTLTKQINGTYTYKPRQDNKGTEFTIQFSLSVN